The genomic interval ACATTGGAAACCGTAAAGCTATTGGCAACACATATATGCGCACTCACCTTTAAGGAGGCAATACTGCCACACACAGCAGCTGAGTTTGCAGTAACATATTACTGTatcatactgaaatttaaacagAGCACACAGGGTAATGTCACTCATCACTGAGAtgatatgataataataatcagtATTGAATTACCTTGCCTCTTCATACAACGTAAACTCTGCACATCTCAGAGTCATGGGCTGGTGGCCTAAGTTACATGTGTGCGTTGTCTGTAGGTTTGGCAACCGGGGTAGTTTAACTAGATCCGTGGGTTTCTCAGTGGCTTGGAGTGTTGCTCGTTCTCTCTACATGGATATCCATATGTCCTGGCCCAGGCTTCCTGTCCCTGTAATCTGAAGTGCATGTCATctatgtgcgtgtgtctgtgtgtgtgctgcgtCTATCATATGTCTCCTTGTCTTTCAGTGCGTTGTTACCATGTGATTTGTGTTCTCCTGGCTGATTGTATCCATACGCCTGTTGGTGTGAATATCGGCCTGTATCCCTAACAAACTTTGTATAAGGAAACATTTGCACAGTCATTCTGTGATATTTTTGGGATGCCTGGAATACTGAAATAGAGGTGAGAGAATATTATAGAGTGTCTTTTGACTTCCATGGTAACCTGACCCCCGCCCatcaactccccccccccccaacacacacacacacacacacacaaccatcacaacccccaccccactgctTATATCTACAACAGCCAGCCTTGGATGAGTATTATGGGCTGTAGTTTCTTCTTACAGAGAAATAGTATTATGGGATGTTTAGTGACTGCGTGTTGGgggtggtgatgggggggggctgtcaccATGACAACCACCCCCTTCTTCCTCCTGATTGGTGATTATGGGATgccgccaccccccaccccctaatCTCCATGGTGACTGAGCAAGAGAAAGAAAGAAGGTGAGAGAGTGTGCCCCATTTCCGTTGCTCTTTGCACAGGAGCAGAGGCCTGCCATATGAAAATGAGCGGCCCACAAAATCTAGACAGTGGGACAAAGGGAGatttaggaaagaagacaaAGGACAGAAAAGATGTGTCAAAATATGACTTTGCTGAGTCAGACACTGGTACATAGCTGCTATGAGGCAGAATAGACTATAATTTAAAAGAAGAGACCAAGAAATGCAATTTGAGACAGGAGCATAATACGAGGTAGACGGTAATAGAAACAATCTAGTGTATCAGCgattatttttaaacatgattttccatttttttgatGCGACAGACACAGTGCACTGTCAATTGTGAAAGTAAAAAAGTCGCATTGCCTGTCCTTAACCACTCAGCACCCCTCCATCTTTGACACAATAAGCAGTAATTGTTTCCATAACTAAAAAGACAAACACCTCTGCAATGATAACATTCAGCCTGTCCATACATGCACACATGAAaagtttctgttttgtttccttttttctgtttgtgggAATGGTGGTTTAATATAATTTTTGTgcctatagttttaaaataagAGATGTATAAGAGTCTGAAGATCCCATCATCAAGCTACCTTTGAGGCCTTGCTATCCTGTCACACAATTAATTTATTTCCTGTATATTTAGGAAttaaatatatacacatttcTGAATTATAAACTCAACATGTGCGTATGCATGAATTCTTTGGTAATCTTGTAATCTTGAGGTCAAAATACATGTGTCTTGCTTGCTCAATATGTGTAATCTTTCTGTGTATCATAGGACAGTGCTTGTACTCTGTCAGTTTTGTCGTACAGTGGATGTCACCATCTGTACAGCACTGGGACACAGTGAGTTGCTGTCCCCAGTCTCTCCGTGTGAATTTAGtctgtacagtgtgtgtggctggatATACAGTGTAGTTCACTGTACAGTGTGTTAGGTGATGTATGTACATGCAAAGGGCACAGTTGTTGAATATTATGGTCTGTCACAAGTGGCATGGAGTTCCCCTGGAGACATGTGACTGGtaatttttttcctctctttttGGAGTTGTGCTTATTATGGGATGTCAGTGactgcttattattattatgggatGGTGAACAGGGCGGGAGGGGGTGTGTACCCATGGCAACCGTGGTTGCTAGGGGGCCGGAAATAGCGGAATGGGGAAGGGAGTGGAGGGGGGGTGAGTATTATGGTCTGTACGTTGCGAGGTAACTATGCAGAGTAGTGTGTGTATTATGGGggtgggtggcgggggggggggaataaggattattatgggatgtctgccccctgatctctttgtgtgtatgtgagaaTGTTAGCTAGCCTGTAAGAGAGGGAGAGACGATAGGGAGTATGTAACGTGTTCGACTGTGAGATTTTCGAAATACAAAAAAACCTAGTAAACCGGACATTGGCGTCTCAGTCTAATTAACCtgaatatatacaaatatacatcTCAGAATATAAAATACCAAGGGAAGAAAGAGGAACTATCTCAACGTGGGACCGCGTTGTACATTCTTATTATTAATTCACGATACATTTCGAGCAGTGGAATTGTTTTGGTTGAGTGagtattattatgttattataaAATCAACTAAAGAGATACGACCGATTGTGGACCAAAAGTATTTTTGTGTCATTCGCCGGTGACTACAGTCCCCTCTACGACAAGCGCCTAGTATATGGAGCCGGTTAACTTGACTATActcgtattattattataactgcatGTCAAAGCTTCTTATAATGCTTGTTACTTTATATATGTGTTCGCAGGTGGTGTTTGTAGTTAGACAATTGAAGTTTATAACTACCTATCAATAAACGCTTTAATTCAATTAAGCGTGTGATCTTTTCCTAGCTAAACGAGTAGTTGTGTTATTCCTTTAGGTAAGTCGTGTTAACTTAAAGGAAATATGAAATGCTTAAgctttcttcttttttctcctttacagttgccccctccacccccatcctttatttcttttcattttccctcctccctctccgaGACGGTCATACCGAGTGTGTGGACGACAACCCGGATAAGAAAACTATTTATTTGTAACCAAAACTAGGTAGTTAATTTAAATAAAGCCGACATGTCCGGCAGCGAGGACGATAGGGACGATTTCGGAGCCCCAGAAGACCGGTCGCTCATCCAAGGTAATCTTTAATAGCTTTCTTAATGTTGTCCGTGCTAACTAGCTGGCTATCTGTACTTGTGGTTTGGGCTactagctagctagttagcttAAACCGGGTATCTTTTTTGGACACTCAATAAAGCGCATTTCCAGTATGTCGAAAACCTACGAGTCACGAATAAGTGAGTTGTTTGAAGTCCCCCCTCTGTTGTTTTCggcttatttttttaataatcgtTGTGCTTTGCGTGGTAAcgtttgtaaaaaaataaataaataagaagtTGGGCTTTCGGGCTGTTCGCTAAGCCGGTTTCGTGCCTCTTGTTTGTGAACCTGCTTGTTGTTCACCGTTAAAGTTAagctgtatttttgtttttttcggTTTTAAGCGGCCATGTGGTTTTAACCGAGAAGTAGTGATTTTAGGCGCCAGTTAACTGCGGTTTTGGGTCAGTTTAATGTGTTAATGACCAGCCCCGGCCTAACCGATCCGCCCTGCGTGACCGTAAGCCGGGGACGGTTTTGGTGCGGAAACCAGCCTGGTGTCAAAGTGTGGTAGGAGGCGGGCTAGCCGTGCCGACTGTGGCCGCCTGGTGCGCCTGAGTTGTGCCTGGATACAACCGTGCCGGGCTGGAAGCGCGAAATGCCCGTTCGGACCGAAAGCGGACCGGCGCCTGTACCGGCTGCGGCCTACCTGCCGCCTCACGTGTGGACGGGCAGAGCCAATCTCAAACCGCATAGTCCGGAGAAGCCGGAACCACAGCTCATGCcaccgtatatatatatattagagcTCAAATTCTTTCAATCGGAATggtcagatttttaaaaatcattggCAGAATCAGACACAGAGCTAAAAGAGTCgcatgtcttttttttaaactgccATAGTTTGAAAGTAAGATGATCGGTTCGGCCCGGGGTACCGACCGATTAGCCGGCTTGGCGGAGCCCAATGGACTGGCTAACCGGCTGCGGTACCATCCCGATATGAAAGCATACGGGATTGTATGGGATGGCAATGCATTTGACTCGATGATCGTGCGTGTGGCGTGTAGAGGAGCTCAGATCACGGAAAGCACAATGCTTTTTCTGTCAAAcgatttctttttttcctgctcaAGTTGATTTCCGTTTCGGCTCCGTAATGCACACGTAAAGCGCAGTAAATGGCTGTGCGCCGCGCCGCTCTCGCTCACGTAGAGCGCATCAAATGCCGCGTGCAACGCAAACCGAGCCGGCTTTCCAGCCCCCCATTGCCCCTATACATGGCCGACCGCTAATGTGTATTTTcgtttattgtttttattgcttttgaaACTCCCGTTTTCGGGGCTTCATCTTTACACTCGCTTTTTGGGACGCATCGATGGTGGAAGCGACCACAATATAACGAAAAGATCTCATCCCAGTCTCTGGTTTTGAATAATTTCCCGTAGTACTGTGTTAAACTAATCATTATGCACCGAAATGCCTTTACTGGGACGTTCTGCTATATGCAAACGCACATGTATGGGgtttatttaaaagtaatttgaAAAGGAGTGTAATGATGTTCTATTAAATcgtaatttaaaatttttttatttttctcataaACGCCTACTTCAGTATGTCGAGGTATGCATGCAGTCGGCAGTTGGTGGCATTTACTTAAGTATATATAGCTTTTCTTATGCATGGTGTAATCTGAATCACTGCATTTTATCAAAATAGATTTTGTCTGACGGGAAACTTCTGTGTCACGCTCCACGTGCCTGCATTGTGGGATATTCAATATCTGTAGCTACGTGGTTACATTAGGGTTTAAAAGTACATTTAGACTGCATTGCAGCAGTACGAGTGCTAATAAGGCCTGAGTGTAGTAATCTGCTGTCTGGGGAGGTGAATTGGTCATTAAGTTGGTGTTGCTGTGTCTACTTGTGATCAATGGCAGATGAGGATGACTTGGACGAAGATATGTCAGATGGCGATACGCCAAAGgtgaagaaaaagaagaaggccAAGAGGAGCCGCGAGAGCAAGAGTGGCAAACGGCAGAGAGTTCGTCGTGAGGTGCTGGAACCCCTCTCTGCCGCGGTGTCTGTCCTGTGTGTGACACCTTAAGCTGCTGTTTCTAGGTTGCACGTTTGTGGTACTGGTTCTGTGTGCCAGAGGTCACACTTGACTGTCTATCTTTTCCCCAGTTCTTTATTTCTGCTTAACCTCACTTTCTTTTACTTTTTCCTCTGCTCCTGTCTTCTGGATgcgtctttgtgtgtgtgtgtgtgtgtgtatgatgcCTTAAAGACACAGATGGATATCTGCATTGAATCTATCACACTAGCAAACAAGATAAATGGTTAAATACCCTTTCTCATAACTGTTTATGCTCACAATTGACACAATTTTTTTCGCCCTTTCCTTGAATAACCAGTTAATCCGATGCACGTGGGTAGTCCAATTTAACTCTGCTAGTGTGTAGACtagcacacacactcacgctgCCCTTCACACATGCCCGGAAGAGGATGCTGTCTGCTTGCTTCCCCCCATATCCCTGTAGGTGACCAATAGACTGTAGACGTCACTTTGCACCAGTGACAGACAGCAGTACTCGGAGCTCCAGCTCACTTAACAGAGACAAGTTCTCTGGCTCCTCACAGTGTGATGGAGGCAACCTTCCCTCCATAGGCTTCACTGTGTTTTGATTAGTGTTCCACTGTAACTGTTTTTCCAGCATTCTCTGGGAGAGTGGCAGCATGGGTAGCTTCGCACCTCCTGCATTGCGGGTTTGAGTGCTGCCtcttggctgtgtgtgtgtgtgtgtttgtgtttgtgtagttGTGTGGTCTTGTTTGCATGAGTGTCCTCTGGCACCCCTGTTTCCTCCTTTGGAACAAAAGCTTGCAGTGCAGGTGAATgggtgtctctgaattgcccttGGTGCCTCACTGAGGCCTGGCATCCGTTCCAGGGTTTCCCCTGCCCCAAGCTCTAGGTTAACTTGACTTCGTAATAGATGTGTTGATGGTTGAATGAATGGTTATTCAGGAATGGCTAGTCTTATATTGCATTGTTGTGTGATTGGCTGGATTAGCAATTTAGTTTAATAGTGTCTAGTAGTTAGTGTATTTGTTTCTGACTGTGCTCAGCTTGTGTAGCACTTCAATGGCTCTTCTCTCATAGGACTTGGCGGGCAGTTCCCCAGAGGCAGTAGAAGGTCTGGATGCTGAAGACGGAGATGAGGAGGAAGGGGCCGGCATCAGGTCGGACAGCGAGGGGAGCGATTACACTCCAggcaggaagaagaagaagcgagGGAGTTCGGCGAAGGAGAGGAAGAGGGGAACAAGTGGTGAGAGAGAGAAGATCTCAGGAGGCTCCAGCAACAAAAGCAAACGGAAAGAGCCCGAGCCGGAGGACGAGGAAGATGAAGATGACGACAACCAGGTTAGACTGGGCCATTGTAAGCATGTAATTGCTAAAGCTAATTTCATCTCTGAAGGGTGCTGGATGTGGAAAATCCCTTAAATGATAACATGCTTGTCTATTCCAGGAGCCCAAGACCTCTGCCCAGCTGCTAGATGAGTGGGGAATGGAAGACATTGACCATGTCTTCACACAGGAGGACTATGGCACCCTCACAAACTACAAAGCATTCAGCCAGTTTGTCAGGTATATCTATTTTTGGGTAGCTGAGTGGCTTGGTGATTTAGGCCACAGACAACATATTTGCAGATCCTGGCTTTCAGTTGTCTGTAGTTGGGCCAGTGAGAGATTGTTGCATTGGATAAAGATTAAGTTGTTGTCGGAGTTAGAGTAAGCGATGAAGGTGATGTTGCCTCAGCTGGGTTTGGATGGTTCTCTTGATTGTTCGCTGCATAGGCCGCTCATCGCAGCCAAGAACCCCAAGATTGCTGTATCGAAGATGATGATGGTTTTGGGTGCTAAGTGGCGCGAGTTCAGCACCAACAACCCTCTGCGGGGCTCGGCCAGTGCCACAGCTGCCCTGGCAGCAGCCAATGTGGCTGCCGCCGTGGAGAGCATGGTGGCCAGCGGCACGGAAGTTGGGCCGGCCTCAGGGACAGTAGGCCTGGCCAGCACCACCCCGGTCGCCCCTGCTCCCTCCGCTGTAGCCCAACCTCAGGTTCCCCCTGTGGCTCCGTTGCGCAAGGCCAAGACCAAAGAGGGCAAAGGTAGGGGCTAGAAAGCCGGCAGTCGCTTTGCCATTGCGGAGGGTCTTGGGTGAACAGATTTGCAACTGGGCCTTTGTGTCCTCAGGTCCAAACGCGCGCAAAAAACCGAAAGCTCCCCCCAAGCCTCCAGAGAAGAAGGTTAAAACCAAGAAGGTGGCCCCGCTGAAGATCAAATTGGGGGGCTTCAACAGCAACAAGAGGAAGCGTTCTTCGGTCAGCACCATCCCCAGCCGGCGGTCTCTCAGCTCTCGCCATGGCTTCTCAGGCTGCATGctattaaccccccccccattcccgcAGAGTGAGGAGGACGAGGTGGATGTGGACAGTGACTTCGATGATGGCAGCTTGAACAGTTTCTCTGTGTCAGACGGGTCCAACAGCCGCAGTAGCCGctcaaagaaaaaaagcaagacatctaagaagaagaagaaaggtCGGTCCTCTTGACAGGGTGTCATCACTGAAATGCCTCTAAATCGTGTGACGCCCCTCCTTTAATCCCTGTGTTCTCTCTTGGCAGAGGAGGATGGTGATGGCTATGAGACAGACCACCAGGACTACTGCGAGGTCTGCCAGCAGGGGGGCGAAATCATCCTTTGCGACACGTGCCCCCGCGCATATCACATGGTCTGCCTGGACCCCGATATGGAGAAGGCCCCCGAGGGCAAGTGGAGCTGTCCCCATTGCGTGAGTCACCCGACTCTTCCATGCGGCCAGTCTTTTACCCCCGCAGACCGCTTGAGCAGGGTTGGGTTAGATCTAGGGTAAGCACACCTGCTGCCTGGAACCCCGGTGCCCATTTTGATTTCTCTGTTTCTCCACCAGGAGAAGGAGGGTGTGCAGTGGGAGGCCAGGGAGGACGGCTCAGAAGGGGAGGAGGATAATGAGGTGGAGGGCCGCAGGGATGGCGGCGACACTGAGGAGGACGACCACCACATGGAGTTCTGCCGCGTCTGCAAAGACGGCGGGGAACTGCTGTGCTGCGACTCCTGCCCCTCATCCTACCACATCCACTGCCTGAACCCACCCCTGCCTGAGATCCCCAATGGCGAGTGGATCTGCCCCCGCTGCACCGTGAGTTGGCTGGGGGGGACGGCCCACATTAGTCAGCAATGGATGAACCAGAGTATTTAACGGATTCATGCGGCAGTGGCCTCCATGTTGGATGTCATGTCAGGATTACATTGCTGCACTTCCTCCTTTTTTAGTGTCCACCCATGAAGGGAAAAGTCCAGAAGATCCTGACTTGGCGCTGGAGAGAGCCCCCGCCCCCAACCCCAGTGCCCCGACCTCCCAACCTTCCCGACGACGCCCCCGATCCTGCCCCTCTGGCTGGCCGCCCGGAGAGGGAATTCTTTGTCAAATGGAGCAATATGTCCTACTGGCACTGCTCTTGGGTTTCTGAGTTACAGGTAAACACTTGCAGGTACCCTCGGATATGGATGGCTACTGCATATTGTTCCCTACAAGCATGCTTGATATCCAAATATCATATGAATTCTTGTGCCAGTACGTAACCCATCAAATCTGTGTGTGCAGTCACCTGGCCTTTTTACTGCACATGTTGCTGTCCATTTGGAGATGTGCATATTAACCCGGATTTCCTTGCTTTGTGTAGTTGGAGCTGCACTGTCAGGTGATGTTCCGGAACTATCAGCGCAAGAATGATATGGACGAGCCCCCACCTGTGGACTTTGGGGGCGAGGGGGATGAGGATAAAAGCACTAAAAGGAAGAACAAGGACCCGTATTTTGCTCAGATGGAGGAGAGGTTCTATCGCTTTGGCATCAAGATGGAATGGATGATGATTCACCGCATCCTGAATCACAGGTAATCAGCCGTGTTTCTGGAAGCCAGGGTCGCCCTGCTGGGACTGACATACATTATCCACCAGCACTCCAAACCTGCTTCGTGCTCCCAGCCGTGAGCAGCGTGTCCTTACCAAGAGATTTTTCACTTACATCGAAGCatgaaattgggggggggggggggggtgaaattcTTGGAATGTTTCTCATTCACCATCAGAACTTTGTATCAATTTACATGAGTGCGTCCCTGACTGAGCGCATCTCTTCTGCAGTGTCGATAAGAAGAATAATATTCATTACTTGATCAAGTGGCGGGATTTGCCGTATGATCAGGCATCCTGGGAGAGTGAGGACATGGATATCCAGGAGTATGATGCCTACAAGCTGATGTACTGGAATCACAGGTACGCAGGCCTGCTGTACAGCTCAGTGATTGTTGTGGTGATGCGTTTTTAATCCCACTGGTCTCGGACTCTGAACCTTTACATTCAGTGAGCTTAGCTGACATTGTGTTGTCAGTAGAttattgctgtgtgtgtgtgtgtgtgtgtgtgtgtgtgtgtgtgtgtgtgtgtgtgtgtgtgttctagATTTTGGTAAATGGGTCAgtaattaatgtaatttaattaaactcCTCACCTTGCCTGCCTCATCCTATTGCTTGTAAGGGAGCTCATGATGGGAGATGAAGGTAGACCCAGCAAGAAACTGAAGATGAAGCTAAGCAGAGTTAAGAAGCTGGACCGGCCTCCTGCGAATCCTGTTGTGGATGTAAGTGTACAGCGCCCATGTCAGTGTTTGTCTGCAGCCATGATAACCTTGTCCTATACACCAGAGTCAGTATCGTATTGCCATACTGAGAATTTAAAACGGTATGATTCTATCGTTTTTGCAAATTTCAATATTTGAAAATGTGCTGTCTAGCTCCAATGCACTCCATCAAAAACACTAAAGTTACATAGTGGGTGTGCCGGATCTGTGCTTTGGGGAGGGAGACTGTCACACTCATGTCACACGGCTCTTGTGAGGAGAAGCTACATAAATGGAGGATTATCAGCCCACCTCTTAGCTGATAAGCAGGGCAGCATGAAGTGAGAGAGCGTTATTTTGGTTATAAACTGACCAAAAAAGGTGAGCCCCCCGGAGTCAACAGTCTCAGTATGTAAACGCAGCTACAAGTAGGGAACTCGTCTAAACTGCCAAGTATGTCTGTCACTCACCTTGATTTATATACGGAGTTAAAAGGTCATCGGGTGTGCATGATGAAAGGTGTAAGGTGCATGATAGTGGTGTAATTTAGTGGTTATATTTAGTTTCACGTTTGTTTTAAATTCTTTAGCCTACATGGACGCTCGCTCATACCCCTTTCTCTGGTGATTGGAAAAAGTAGGCTAAGATAAATGATGAACAGCGGACGTAAACCTAACATTAGTTTATTACCAGTGAGATGTTGTAACTGCTGATGCTACATTAACTACCAGAATCTCTGTTTAATTGATCCATGCGTGTTTCACTGAATGTTAAAACTATATTATAGGATACTGCTGTTGGTTTAATTCATAATATTTAAATAGGAATCTTTTACAGTTTCGATTTGGTATTGATTACCAGGGTATCAGTGCTGGTATTGGTATTGAAGTAGCAATTTTGGTATCGATCCAACTCTAGCCCACCATCAAGTTTGAGCGGCAGCCAGAATACCTGGACAGCACCGGTGGCACGCTGCACCCCTACCAGCTAGAGGGGCTCAACTGGCTGCGGTTCTCCTGGGCCCAGGGCACCGATACCATTCTGGCCGACGAGATGGGACTGGGCAAGACGGTCCAGACCGCGGTTTTCCTTTACTCACTGTACAAGGAGGTATGTATGCCTATGGGAGTGTCAGGCGGTAGCTGCGGGACATGGGGTTGTGTTAAAATTATGTCCCATCGGTTATCCTTCTAACTTGAGCacgtaagtgtgtgtgtgtttggtgtcCAGCCTTCCTGTCCCCGTCTGTTAGCGTTAACGGGATGACGGACAGGCAGGGACGCACAGTGACTCTGTCCAATAAAGGGGAAAATTCCAAAGTCGGGACTTTGTCCTAAAGGCAGGACAGAACACTTGCCACAATTACTTTTCCTTTTGGTTCTAGATTAGTACCCCCATTTCCCCTCCCGGCATTTCCCATTCATGGCTGTTCTGTTACCAGTTTGTTCCTATTACGCTGCCTTTGGTTGCGTGTTAGATTCTTCTCATTCTCCCCCAGGGTCACTCCAAAGGCCCATTTCTGGTGAGTGCACCTCTGTCTACAATCATTAACTGGGAGCGAGAGTTTGAGATGTGGGCCCCGGACATGTACGTGGTAACCTACGTGGGCGACAAGGATAGCCGAGCCGTTATCCGTGAGAATGAATTCACCTTTGAGGACAATGCCATCCGGGGTGGGAAGAAGGCCTCTCGAATGAAGGTAGGCATGTGGGGACTGGTAAAGGTCAGCCCCATGATTCAGTCTGTTAGATTTTGGTTTCAGTTACATTATGGTGATGGTTTTTGTCAGTGCTGATGCAGCTTAGTGAATATCTGTCCATTGCTCTTACCCTGCAGAAAGAGGCATCTGTGAAGTTTCATGTGCTGCTGACCTCCTATGAGCTGATCACCATCGACATGGCCATCCTTGGCTCTATCCAGTGGGCCTGTCTGGTTGTTGATGAGGCCCACAGGCTCAAGAACAACCAGTCGAAGGTAACCACCTGTGATCAGTGTCTTCAGCATGATTATGGTGCCCATTGACCCAGTGAGCTGAAAGATTTGACTAAGAACCACCTCTTCCTTGGCGCAGTTCTTCAGGGTGCTCAATAACTACCATCTTCAACACAAGCTGCTGCTGACTGGAACTCCACTGCAGAACAACCTGGAGGAGCTCTTCCATCTCCTTAACTTCCTCACCCCAGAGAGATTCAAGTCAGTACAACTGTCTGGTCTATTTTTCCTGGCTGTACTCTCATCTTTCTCTTTTTGAAGATATTGGTCAAACTGCTTGATTTGCTAAATGGTGTTTAGCTGCATTCTGAAAGCATCTGGTAGTGATGAGTCACCAACAACTTGAGTGGCTGCCTGGACAGTTCTAGAAGAAGAGGTGGATGCTCTCCTGGTGACGTATGTTTCTAATGTCACGTCATCAAAAATGCGTATGTCTGCTTGACCTCGCCCAGTAACCTGGAGGGCTTCCTGGAGGAGTTTGCTGATATCGCCAAAGAGGACCAGATCAAGAAGCTGCACGACATGCTGGGGCCTCACATGCTGCGCAGGCTGAAGGCCGACGTGTTCAAGAACATGCCGTCCAAGACGGAGCTGATTGTGCGTGTGGAGCTCAGCCCCATGCAGAAGTATGTGCAGCAATAGCTGGTTCCTTTGGGTTGGCATTTACCTTGGTTTCTGTTAATCTGTTGCATGGTTCCCCCCCCAGGAAGTACTACAAGTTCATCTTGACAC from Paramormyrops kingsleyae isolate MSU_618 chromosome 9, PKINGS_0.4, whole genome shotgun sequence carries:
- the chd4b gene encoding chromodomain-helicase-DNA-binding protein 4 isoform X6, with translation MSGSEDDRDDFGAPEDRSLIQDEDDLDEDMSDGDTPKVKKKKKAKRSRESKSGKRQRVRREDLAGSSPEAVEGLDAEDGDEEEGAGIRSDSEGSDYTPGRKKKKRGSSAKERKRGTSGEREKISGGSSNKSKRKEPEPEDEEDEDDDNQEPKTSAQLLDEWGMEDIDHVFTQEDYGTLTNYKAFSQFVRPLIAAKNPKIAVSKMMMVLGAKWREFSTNNPLRGSASATAALAAANVAAAVESMVASGTEVGPASGTVGLASTTPVAPAPSAVAQPQVPPVAPLRKAKTKEGKGPNARKKPKAPPKPPEKKVKTKKVAPLKIKLGGFNSNKRKRSSSEEDEVDVDSDFDDGSLNSFSVSDGSNSRSSRSKKKSKTSKKKKKEEDGDGYETDHQDYCEVCQQGGEIILCDTCPRAYHMVCLDPDMEKAPEGKWSCPHCEKEGVQWEAREDGSEGEEDNEVEGRRDGGDTEEDDHHMEFCRVCKDGGELLCCDSCPSSYHIHCLNPPLPEIPNGEWICPRCTCPPMKGKVQKILTWRWREPPPPTPVPRPPNLPDDAPDPAPLAGRPEREFFVKWSNMSYWHCSWVSELQLELHCQVMFRNYQRKNDMDEPPPVDFGGEGDEDKSTKRKNKDPYFAQMEERFYRFGIKMEWMMIHRILNHSVDKKNNIHYLIKWRDLPYDQASWESEDMDIQEYDAYKLMYWNHRELMMGDEGRPSKKLKMKLSRVKKLDRPPANPVVDPTIKFERQPEYLDSTGGTLHPYQLEGLNWLRFSWAQGTDTILADEMGLGKTVQTAVFLYSLYKEGHSKGPFLVSAPLSTIINWEREFEMWAPDMYVVTYVGDKDSRAVIRENEFTFEDNAIRGGKKASRMKKEASVKFHVLLTSYELITIDMAILGSIQWACLVVDEAHRLKNNQSKFFRVLNNYHLQHKLLLTGTPLQNNLEELFHLLNFLTPERFNNLEGFLEEFADIAKEDQIKKLHDMLGPHMLRRLKADVFKNMPSKTELIVRVELSPMQKKYYKFILTRNFEALNTRGGGNQVSLLNVVMDLKKCCNHPYLFPAAAMEAPKMPNGMYDGSALTKAAGKLMLLHKMLKKLKEGGHRVLIFSQMTKMLDLLEDFLENEGYKYERIDGGVTGGMRQEAIDRFNAPGAPQFAFLLSTRAGGLGINLATADTVIIYDSDWNPHNDIQAFSRAHRIGQNKKVMIYRFVTKASVEERITQVAKKKMMLTHLVVRPGLGSKTGSMSKQELDDILKFGTEELFKDEIGEGDNKEEDSSVIHYDDKAIERLLDRNQDATDDTEIQSMNEYLSSFKVAQYVVKDEDEEEEEVQREIIKQEESVDPDYWEKLLRHHYEQQQEDLARNLGKGKRIRKQVNYNDGSQEDRGSRRDWQDDQSDNQSDYSVASEEGDEDFDERSEGNSRRPSRKGLRNDKDKPLPPLLARVGGNIEVLGFNARQRKAFLNAVMRYGMPPQDAFTTQWLVRDLRGKSEKEFKAYVSLFMRHLCEPGADGAETFADGVPREGLSRQHVLTRIGVMSLIRKKVQEFEHVNGQWSMPWMMELEENKKAARPDSPGNPKTPSTGTPADTQPNTPAPEDPLKSEDSVKEEKTDGGEDKEGKESSKTQEPEIIEIPDEKEKPPSPQKKEESEVVEKDGVSGEVDREKQETEKEKLMEATEEKGSPKEVKGEGSEVKAKQDESEAKAEEKKEEKLEKMDTSPPADEKKDQKDDKDKTEEPAKLQNGDSAKDLGVAGTEEKKKAAKQRFMFNIADGGFTELHSLWQNEERAATVTKKTYEIWHRRHDYWLLAGIIQHGYARWQDIQNDVKYAILNEPFKGEMNRGNFLEIKNKFLARRFKLLEQALVIEEQLRRAAYLNMSEDPSHPSMALNTRFSEVECLAESHQHLSKESMSGNKPANAVLHKVLKQLEELLSDMKADVTRLPATIARIPPVAVRLQMSERNILSRLASRGSDTQTQQVTQQ